In the Carboxydothermus hydrogenoformans Z-2901 genome, TGGCCTCTATAGTTTTGTCGCCTTGCTGGAGCAGCGTAACATATTCTACCAGCGTTTCAACTTGAACACCTGCGCTGCGCATACATTTAACGAATTCAATCCACTTACAGTCTTCCTCTGTATAATCCCGGATACCGCTCTCGTTGCGATTTACCCTGGGAATCAGTCCAATACGCTCATAGTAGCGGAGTGTATCCGGTGAAAGGCCAAATTTTTTGCTTACTTCTGCAATCGTCATGTGGCTTCACCTCCAATGTTCAATATTATCTAATACTTTGAGTTAGCTCCAAGTCAAGGGTTTTAAAATAGTAGCACTAATTGTGCTACTATTTAAACAAACCTCTAAGAAGTAAAACCGAGTCTCTTAAGCCAGTCTGCAATATCTTTATCTGCTTTGCTAACATTACTTCCTCGAATGGCTAAACCGGGCAGTACTTTTGCATTCGGACAAAGTTTCTTGATGTCGCGCTCACTGCTTCCCATTCCGCTGCCTTCATGTGTGCAAAATGGAACAATGGTCTTTCCCGCGAAATCATAAGACTCTAAAAATGTAAACACAGCCATCGGCATTGTTCCCCACCAATTGGGATAGCCGAGGAAAATCACATCGTAAGAATTTATGTCGTCTAGCTTATTTGCAAGTTCTGGCCTGGCATTCTGCCTTTTTTCTTCCTTTGCTACTTCTGTTGTTTCTGTATAATCTTCCGGATATGCCTTTACCGTTTTAATTTCGAACATATCACCACCGGTTAGTTCCTGTATTTTTTTTGCTATTACCTCTGTGTTCCCAATCGGTAGATTCATAATCCTGCCACCTACATAATTATTTCCCCTACGAGAAAAATAAGCGATAAGAATCTTTGAATACGCCAATTCCTACACTCCTTTCAAAATCACTGTTTTTCATTTACCAACTATACATCAAGTTTAAGCGTGCCAAGCCGTTTCACAGTTTCCGGATCATTATGCGATAAGAACAGGCGAAGCCCAGTATTGGCATTTCAACACCATTGTTCAAAACTACCTTTTGCATGTTAATTCCTCCTGTTGAATTAATTACATTGCCATACGCAGTATTTCTACAATATCTTCCTTTCGCAGAGGGGGACGACCTGGAAGCCTTCCTTCTTCATCCTGAAGCACTTTCAGCGTCTCTTCCGCATAACGGAAAAGCATTTCCTCGGTAATTTCTCCAATACCCAACTCAGACAGGCGCGTGGGACAACCTATTGAACGCAAAAACTCTTCAAACTTATCAATACCTTCCATGGCAAGGCTCAAGGTGTCTTTGCCTGTTGCTGTCAAACCAAAGATGCGTTGAGCAAATTGGGCAAATCGTTCGGGGCGGAATCTTGCAGCAAAGCGCATCCAAGCCGGGTTCACGACTGCTAACCCTGCTCCATGGGGGATATCGTAGAGTGCGGAAAGTGTGTGCTCGATCATATGAACAGGGTAAGCTCCGTTTGTTCCTACTTGTACCCAGCCATTGAGAGCAACTATCGACGCCCACTGCACCTGAGTGCGCGCTTCCAGGTCACTTCCATCACTAACCGCCTTTGGCCCCCACTCCAAGACAGTAAGGATCACTCCCTCGGCAAATCTGTCCTGAAGAGGAGTCCCATCTATACCGTTAAAATATCCTTCGGTCACATGGGTTATTATGTCGCAAATCCCATAAGCTGTATGATTCTTGGGTCCTGTTACAGTAAGTTCAGGGTCAACCACCGCAACACGAGGATAGAGAGCCTCGGCCTGAACGAATGTTTTTAGCTTTTCTCCTTCATCGTCAATTGTGATCACCGCACCGTTGTTCATTTCCGAGCCAGTTGCCGCCAGGGTAGGAACAGTGATAATAGGAAGAGCTCGCTCCGGAAGCCTGGGCGCTTTCCCTGCCCGCACAAGCATATCTTTGGGATGTCCTTCATAAAGGACTGAGGCTGCAATTACTTTTGAGGCATCCATGACGCTTCCGCCACCCATACCTATAACCATATCACATTCTTCTTTTTTTGCCAGTTCTGAAGCGCGAACCACAGTTGACAAACGTGGGTTTGGCTCAACACCAGAGAATTCCACCACTGAAACACCCGCTGCTTTCAGGCTGGATACCGCTCGTTCAAATGCTCCGCTTTTCTTCACACTTCCTCCACCAATGACGAGCAGTGCTTTTTTACCATATGGACTTACCACTTTTCCTAACTGCGCCAGCGAACCCGCACCAAAGATGAGCCGGGTTGGGTTATAAAATTCAAATTTCATCATAGGTAACATCTCCCTCCCAAATATTTTGTAAGATTAGTTTAATGTTTGGAGTTAACTCCAAGTCAATACCTTTTGAAGTATAAATAGAAGATGATAACGGATGGCCGCTGAGATTGCAGGTACCATCATAAAATCGACTCCAGCCACTACCCGTAATATAATATCATTGGGAAATAATCTACGGGGTGATTCGATTGGCTAATATTTTTGAAGACTTCTCAAAAGAGTTTTACCAGCTTCTAAAAAATTTTATTAAAAAGCAGGTTTCTCAGGAATCCGACGTGGAAGACATTCTTCAGGAAGTAATGATTAAGATTTATAAAAACATTGATAAATTAAACGATAGCAGTAAACTCCAAAGTTGGATATACCAAATAGCCAAAAATACAATCATCGACTATTACCGTAAGCAAAGTAAATCTATCTTTCTCCATGACAACCTTGTGTTTTACTCGAGTCCCGTTGAGTCTACATTTAATAAGGAAATTGCTCAGTGCTTAAAAAATATGATTGATCATCTTCCCGACCCGTATCGCCAAGCAATTTTACTCACCGAATATCATGGCTTTACCCAAAAAAAAGTTAGTGAAAAACTGGGTCTTTCTGTTTCCGGAGTAAAATCTAGAGTACAGCGAGCACGCAAGATGCTTAAAAACATGCTTGAAAACTGCTGCTACCTGGAATTTGATCGACTTGGCAATATAATTGATTACCAGCATAAAGACACAAACTGCAAATATTGTTGAAAAAAGGACGTAAGGCAGATGCGTCCTTTTTTCTTTTTTACCGTCTTAATTAATAAAAATGTATTTTTAGGAGGAGGATTTACTATGGGAGAAGATAAAAATACCACCGACTGCTGCTGTACAAATAAATCTACCTGCTGCGGGGAAAGTAGTGAAGTTTCAAAAAACCATGAAAATCGTGAGCGTCTAGTCATCGACTTTTTGTATCTGGACCTTGATGTTTGCGTGCGGTGCCAGGGGGCAGAAAAATCGCTGGAAAGTGCAATTGATGATGTAAAACATGTTTTAGAATTGGCGGGCATCGAGGTCGTTGTAAATAAAATAAATGTCATAAATGAAGAATTAGCAAAAAAATATCACTTTGTAAGCTCTCCCACCATCCGCATCAATGGCCGAGATATTCAACTTGAAGTTCATGAAAATACTTGCCAGTCCTGCGGAGATTTATGTGGCGATGAGGTGAACTGCCGGGTCTATGTTTATAAAGGTCAGGAGTACACCGTCCCGCCAAAGGAAATGATTGTAGAAGCTATTTTACGAGAAGCATTCGGCGGAAAAGAAAACCACCGGGCAGAAGAAAAGCAGGAGAAATATGTTCTGCCTGAAAACTTAAGACGTTTTTACGAAGGCTTAAAAAGCAAGCCAAAAAACTACTGCTGTTAAACTCTTAAGAAAAGAAAAAAGCCTTTGGAACATTCCCAGAGGCTTTTTTCTTTTTTTGATCACCCTTTCCGCAATCCTAAATTTCCGCTCTTTTCTGAGCCAATCTTAACTTTGTTAGTTAGCAAACAATGTGCTACCTAAAAACAATCGTCAAGTTGTTAATTTTGCAAAAGTACTCATTTCCTTAGCGATATTCTTACCATTTTCATAAAACTTAAATATTATCTATAGCTTTCTTTAACCTCCGCTAACGTTAGGAAAGAAGATGACTTCATCTTTATCAGATAAAACATAATCCTCTTCCACCATTTTGCCGTTTACGGAAATAAAGTGAACTTCATTTACAGACAATCCTAATCTTTCTTGCAGGTCTCTAACCGTTTCTCCTTTCTCGATTTCAACGTATCGAAACTTACTAAATGCTGGATATGTAAAAGACAGAATACCTAACAACTTTACCTTAACCTGCATTTATTGTAAATACCTCCTCTTATTCTTAAATCCCTAATAATTTAATCAATAATTCGAAAAACAAATAAAGTCTTAACCCATCACTTTTTCAGAATAAACGATTAATTTATTTTTCTACAAGGGAAGCAATAATTTTTGTATACATGCAGGTTAAACTATGATATAAGTTTTAGCATGCCGATTGTATGTATTCAATTTCTCCGATAACTTATAGGGCCACAGTAAGATTATCTCTTGAAAAGAGAAGCTTACTGTGGCCACTATATATAAATCTCCAACAACTGACTTGTTGTTTGTTAATTTAACTTGACATGATTGCAAATTCCAAGCCCAATTCCTTTAATTTTTCAGGCGTAGGATTGCCGGTAGCCTTATCCCAACCCATAGCTTCATAATATGCATCAAGCATAGCGTCTAAATTTACTACCTTAAGTCCCTTTGCTGGACCATTCGGAATTGCCTTGGTAAAACGTTTAGGCAATTTGTCATGCTCCCGGGTAAAGCCTTCACGAGCATTAAAACAGCGTTTCAGATTCCAAGAGCGTTCAGCTGCTAACATTAACTCTTCTGCTGTTACATCCCATCCAGTAAGAGCGCTAACAATCTCAGCATACAGCTGCGGTGTAATACAGCTACCTTCAGTTCCCCACGAGTAGAAAATACAAGCTCCTAAAATTTCACTGATTTCACCTTGTAATGCTACGTAGCGGTAAGCAACTCCCTTTTGCGGCGATTCATCCTGGATCTCTTTGGGTGGCCAGGGCATCCCGAATTCTTTCATGCCGCAATCAAGTTGCCCAAAGTCCCATGTGCTTGCCCAGTTGGGGTGCATATGACAACCTCCGCGCGGGGAGACGGCATACTGCAAAGCAAGAACCTTAGATTCAGAACGTGGCTCGTGAGCTGGTAGTTCAAGTCCCTTTACATGGATAGCTGCCTCCTCTGCAGCAGGCCCAAGTTGTTCAGCCATACGTTTTACACCCTGTGCCAAAAACTCACCAATTCCTTCCCGGTGGGCAATTTTTTCAACTAATTTTACCATTACTTCTCCATCGCCCCACCGCAACGGCATCCCTTCCGTATCCTTTTCAGTTAGCAATCCCTTTTCATAGCACTCCATTGCAAAACCAATGCTCATACCTGTACTTACTGTATCCAAGCCATAAACATTACACAAGTAATTAGCTCTAATAATTGCCTCTAGATCATCCACCCCACAAATTGGTCCAAACATATCTACAGTTTCATACTCGGGGCCCTCCATAGGAGGTGTAGCATATTTTCCACTCATCACTGAAGTATACCGTCCACAGGCAAAGCTACAGCCATAGCAAGCCCGTCGTTTAATTTGATATTTCCGGTTTAGAACCTCCCCGGAGATCTGATCAGCATTTTCAAAATAGGTCTCTTGGAAATTCTTTGTCGGCAAGATTCCTAAGCTATTATTTAATGATACCAAACCAACCGTACCTAAGGTAGGTATACTACTTAAGGGATAATTCTTCAACCATTGCTCTGCTTTCTCAATAGCCGCAGCAAATTCTTTCGGACGGGCAACTTTAATACCTCCACGGCCATTCACCACAACCGCCTTCAAATTTTTACTACCAAAGACCGCACCGATACCTCCACGACCGGCCGCTCGTCCTCTATCATTGATCAAAGCAGCATAGAGAACCCCGTTTTCACCCGCCTGACCTATGGTTGCTACAGAGATTTCCGGGTCATCAAGTTCGCGTATCAGGGTATCAGTAGTCTCTTCTACATTAAGGCCCCATAAGTGTTTAGCAGCTTTAATTTCTACTTTTCCGTCGTGAATGTAAATGTAAACAGGCTCTTTTGCCTTACCTTCAATTACCACAAAGTCAAACCCAGCATACTTAAGCTTTGGACCAAAAGCTCCTCCTGACCTTGCCTGGTTCCAGGTACCAGTCAATGGCGATTTATAACATACCTCGTAGCTTCCACCACTGGGACAACTTGTCCCCGTTACAGCACCAGTTGCCAATACAACTTTAGCTTCTGGAGCCAAAGGACCAATGCCAGCAGGCATTTCCTGATAGAGGAGCTTGGCTGCATAACCAACACACCCCATATATTTGCGTAACTCGTTCTTATCCAGTTCTTCTACCTTAAATTCACCACTGGTCAAATTAACCCGTAACAATTTGCCTGCAAATCCGTACCACATAAACAGCACCTCCTATCTGTTCCGAACCGCATGGGCCATAGCCCAAAGTTCCCGACGTTTGGCTGCAGCTTTATTTGCAACCTCATATCGAATAGCATTCTGTGGACAATGAGCTGCACATGCCGGTGAGCCTCCACACAAATCACATTTAGCAGCCATCTTTGTTTCTTTATCTATTCTGAGCACACCAATTGGACAAACATTTGTACACATACCACAACCTACACACTTTTCCTTATCTACAACTACAGCCATTGTTTTTTTATCGCGTTTTAGTGCTCCAGTTGGACAGACATTTATGCATAAGCCACATTGAATACATACCACGGGCACATCTACCGCCGGCTCTCGACGCACCACATACACATTACTTCGCGAAGGATTTATCTCTCCATATTTAGTTAGAGAACACCACATCTCACAACGGTGGCATCCTGTACATAAGGAAGGATCTACCATTAACATTTTAGCCATATTTAGTCACCTCCAAAAACTGATCTCTTTACTATTGTTTAATTCTACCGCCATCTCCCTCATCATTGCCCATTTACAACTTTTCTACTTATACCTATATCCTTTATGTAACGACTTTTTCTCCACGACATACAGGCAAAAACAAAGCTCTGAGGGGTATACTCATCAATAACAATAAGCTTCGTACAATTCACAATATTGAGAATAGATCACCTTTCCACAAACCAGTCCTTTTTCCGTCAACTCACCTCCTTAACTAAGCTTAAGGAAACTAACTTCGTTTCTTCAGCAAACACAAACTTAAAAGTTAGAATTCCTGTATTTCCCTCCTTTCCCAAATATGCGAGGAATAACTCAATCATAAATTTTGAAAAACATTTCTTTTCAGAATTCTACTTGGAAAATATCTAACACAGGAAATTTGATGTTTGATATTGTCAAACATCGTTCTTATTCTCAGTTTTTATTCGACAAAAAATTCAATTTTCCTTCAAAAAAATCAAAAATATTTTTCAACCTTATATTCATTAAGAAAACCGCACCTGCTGTTAAGCTTTTAAAATACACAAAAAAGCCTTTGGGCGAAAACCCAAAGGCTTTTTATTTAATTACCCTTTCCGCCATTTTAACTACAAAAATAGCATCATTTATGGCTTTTTGGGCATCCTGCAGGGTATATTCTTCGGTTGGAATAAAATCTATATCTCCATAAAAGGCAAATTCCCGCTCTTTTCTAAGCCACTTAGAAATTCGCATAATCTCGGGAATATTGGAAATAACATCAGCTGGCAACTTTTCCTGATGCTCCGACAGGAGAGGGCTAACGTCATGTTGTTTAGGCGGGTCAATTCCTATCTGCCTGAGCATCCCTTTAACCGCCAACTCAACAATCTCCTGGGCTTCACGAATAACATCTGAATAGGCTTCTTCTTCAAGAAGTACATTTAGGATTTTCAGGCGTTTTTGCGCTTTTAAAATAACCTCCCCATACCGGTAGTCCTTTTTCAATACCCAGTACCATCCTCCACCCCGGTAAATTTTTTCGGTCCCCAATCTTTGGAGTTTTTCCTTTAAAGAACTTAAATAATTTTTAAAAAAATCTTCTTTATCATACAAAATTTTTGCATCGTCTATCATGTCTAAAAAAAGAAGGCTTCCTTTTAACACTTCATCTTTTTGTTTAATCACAGGAGAAAGATAAGTATCTATTCCCTCATTTTTTAATTTATTTAAAAGGGGCTCAATTTTTCTTTCAACTTCTAAAAATTCTTCAACTCGTGCTATTCTACCCCGAGGAAGGTCCGAGGCAATAATTAGTAAATCTATATCCGAATCAGGCCTGAAAGTACCTCTGCCTACCGAACCAAAAATCGCCAGGGTAATAAGCCTTTCACCATAAAAATCTTTTACTTCTTTTAAAAGATTATCAAGAATAATATCAAAATATTTTTTGTACATCAAACCACCCCAAAAGTATTGTGGTTTCAACTTCAAACTACCATAATTTTCATTTATTAGCAAGTAATTAAAGCTCAATCGCTTCCTGCTCAAGCCTGATATTTAGGGCTAACATCATTTCAATAACCATCCTAAAATCCTGATAAACCGGGTCTTCCAGGGCTTTAGTAAGTTTACGCCGGTAGCTTTCCGAAAGCTTCATCCCCCGTTCCTTATATTTTAAAAGAGTATCCAAATCCATCCAGAGCGGCTTAAAGGGAATACCCGTTTCCCTTTTTAAATGTAAAAAAATATTAAAACCGCCCAGGTCAATATCGCCCCAGTGGTAAAAATCAATATTAAATCCCCGATTTAAACAATACTCATAAATTTTCCTTAAAAATTTCCGCTCCATCTTCCCGGCAAAGCCACCCAAATAAAGAACTAAATCTTCAGGATACCTTCGTACATACTGGTAATAGGAAGTTAAATTTTCTACCGTCACCACCCGCTGAGCTGCAAAATCGGCAATTTCCAGCTGCAGGGCAAGTCCGGCCGGAAAAGCTACATCATAATTAAGCCCTTTAAGGTTAAAGAGCCGTCCATCGGGGTATTTAAGGATAACGGGACCGGCAAGATGAAGGTAAACCGGGTTATTGACCACCCCAAACTCGGCAAAAACGGCATCCCCGGATACCTCAATATCTTTAAAGTAGTATTTTTGCAAAAGGGCGGCAACTTTGCGCTCCACTTTTAAAAAAAGTTTACTATCGCCCAGATACCGCTGGCTAAAAACCCTTTTGGGTATTTCTTCGTTATTCAGGGAAAGAGCATTTAATACGGTAACCATTATTTCAGCATCGTCATCAAATAACGGCTCTAACAACATGTCTTTTTTCAGTTCCCCGAGCCATGCGGGAAAATCGTTTAAATTAGCCCAAAGCTTACGGTAATGCTCTTCTTTTTCTTGAGGTTTTTGCCGGGAAAGCTTTTCATAAAGAAGCTCTGCTTTTTCAGGATTTAGTTTAACATGCCTTAAAAGATTATCTTTTTCAAACCGCTCCCAGACTAAGGTGATAAACCCCTCCCGCTCCCAGTCTTTAAGGGCTGCATGAAACAAAGCTTTAAACTCCCCATCGGTAAAATAGCGGGGAAAGTTATTTTCGGCAATTTTGATAAGCGGCCTTTTCCCCTGTTCATATTTCTCCAAAAGCTCCTCTAACAGCTTTTTAACCGCTGGCGCTTCCAAGCCTTATCCCTTCCTTGGAGCCATCATAATAAAATTCCTCCACAAAACTTTGGTCACCGGCGCGTAGTACCAATAAATTGGTTTCCACATGAGGAGCAATCAGAGCAAGCTTATCCGATGGCACGGCTATAATAGGCTGCAGACCGTAAAATTTCATAAACCTTATGCTTGACTCCACCCTGTCGGCATCCATCCGGTTAAAAGCTTCATCAAAAAGCATCAGCCTTATAGTGCTGTCCCCCCGGTGTATCCGGTAAAGCTGGACAAAAGACGCCACAATTGCCACATAAAAAGGCGTCTGCGTTTCTCCGCCGGACTTTAAACCGTAGACTTTGGAGTAATGAGAAGTGGTTCCATCACCGTGGAGAATCTCAATATCATAGGTTAAGTAGTTCCGGTAGTCGGTTAAGCGGTTTAAAAACTCCCCGGCCTCTTTATCCCGGTGTAAAAACCCTTCAAACATTTCGTCCATTACTTCTTTAAACTTTTCCCGGAGTACCCCGCTAAAAAGGCTTGTCTCCCCGGGAGTTAACTTATCCACTTCATCGATAAGCTCCATGTATTTTTTATACTCCGGAGCATTTTCGTACCTGAACCGGTATTCATCCTCTCCAAATTTTATGCCCCGCAAAGCAGCATTTAACTCCCGGAATACCCCTTTAGCTTCTTCAATGCTTTCTTTTAACTTATGCACAAAATGGGATTTAAACTCTTCCTCCGCCTGGGCTTTCGCCCGCTCCATCCGCTCTTTATAATCCGGAAGCTCACTTTCGGCAAGTTTTCTGTATAAATCAAGAAAATCGGTAATATCATCCCCGGTTATGCTGCCGCCAAAAGCATACTTCTGGTTAAATTTACTTCTTAGCTCCGTTAAATCCGCCCGAAGATTATTAATCCTGGTCTCAAGACCTTTTAAACTGCTTGAGAAATTCTGGGCAATTTGTCCTGGGCTTTTTCCTTTTAATTCTTCCTCAAAACGTTTTTCCCCATCACCCACCAAATCGGGATTTTGGGAACAAAACTCATCGTACTCCCTCCGGGCAGATTCAAGTTCCATCTTAAGCTGTTTTTCTTCCCCTGCTCTAAATTCAAGTTCTTTTGTAACCATTCCCACCCGTCCCTGAACTTTATCTTTCTCTGCTTCCAGAGCTTTTTCTTCCAGCACAAGTTTGGCAAGGCTTTCTTCCAGAGCTTCAATTCCAGAAGTATCGATACTTTCCCTTTCCAGGGAAAGTTTTACTATTTTTTCTTCGATTTCCGCAAGCTTCAAAAGCTCCATCAAGCGGTCCTCCAACAGAGCATACTCCCGGTCCTTTTCATCCCGTGCTCCAGAGAGTTCCTCCTGGCGTTCGGTAAGCTTAAACTTCTCCCTGTATAACTTATCAAGTTCCTGCTCTAATTCCCTGAGGTCCTGTTCTCTTTTCTCGATCTGCTTTTTAATAGCGCGGCTGCCGATGTAGGGAATTTCGTAAACTTTAAAATCAATTTGCCGGGCAGTATGGTTTTGATAAACCATGCAGGTCGGGGTTATCGACCGCGGATAAAGTTTTAACTGCCCCTCGTGTTCGCACTTTATTACCCGGCCCATTAAAAACTGGGCATATGCCAGAGCGTAGGGATTCTCGCTGGTAACTTCTTCCGCCAATGAATTTTTCTCAATTTGTCCTAAATACTTTTTCACCCGGCCGGTATTGACAATCCCCACCCGGGAAATTCGCCGCTCCTTTTTATACCGCTCGTAAATGGCAAGGGCCCGGTCAAAATCCTCCGGCGGCAGGATGATATCAAACCTCTGGGTATTTAAATATCCCTCCACCGCATTCTGCCAGCGTTCATCCTTGACCTCAAGTAACTCCGCTAAGATTTTCGGCTCCACTTCTTTTTTCGCTTCTTCCCGAAACTTTTCCTTTAAAAGATTAATTAACGCCCCTACTTCCGGAGGATAGGTATGCTTGTTTTGCTTTAATCCTTCAAGAATTTCTTCGATTTCCTGTTTTAAGGCCTTTTTAGTAGAAATCTCGGCTTCTATCCGGTATAGCTCCTGCGCCGTTTGTTCTTTTAAATTTTTCCGAAAGTTTATAAGTTCCGGTAAAAGCGCTTTTACGTCTTTTAGCCTTAAATTTAAGACCATTTCTTTTAAAATTTCTGCCTGGCTAAAACCGTATTTTTTATATATTGTTGCTTCATTCTGTAAAAAAGTCTGAACTTTTTCCTGTAAGGTTTTTAACCTTTTTTGTTCCCCTTGGAGCTCTTTAATTTCTTTCTCAATCTCCGTTAACCTCCGGTATGCCGAATTTTCCCAGAGGGCTTTATTGACATTATCCTTTTCTTCCCGTACCTCTAACAACCTTTTTGTAAGAATGTTTAGCTTTTCCTCAAGCTTTGCCTTTTCACCGGCAAGCTCTTCCATCCTCCCAATAAGGCTTTGATACCTCTCCTGTAAATCAGCAAGATTACCCCGTAACACCAGGTAGCGGTGCAGGTTCCGGGTCGTTATGTCTTTTTTTAGCTGTTTATGTTTTTCTAAGATTACTTCTAAATCGTGTAATTTTCTCTCGGTTTCTTCGGCCAGAACCAAAAACCGGTCATACTGCTCCAGGTTTTCTAAAAGATTTCTTAAGTCGATTTCCCTGGGCTCTAACAAATATTCATAGACAAATTCCCGGATGTCCTTAATTGATTTAAAGGAAATGGCCTTAACAAATAAAGAGAAAAACTTTTCATGGATGTGCCCCAGTTTTGTCCGCAGCTGATGTTTATACGCATCTTTGGCCAAAAGCTCTGCATTTTTTAAAGACCCCATTTTAGCGCGAAACTCGGTAATATTCCTGGGCCGCTGATCAACGATAAAATAGTCATCGTTAATAGAAGCATTATTTATGATAAAAAACTGTTCTTTTAACGTATCATCGCTGTAGGCATCAATTACTACCCCTACCAAAAACGGCTCCTTTTTCTTATGGTCAAAAAACTCAAGGCAGATAACGGAAGTTACGTCACCGGTTCTTAGTACCCGTTTCCCCAGGGCCCCGTCGGCCCCGGTTTTACAGCGCACATACCCCAGTAAATCCCTCTTGGAATGTTCTTCCCCTGCCGATGAATTAAAGCGCACTTTCCTCTGGTCCGCCACCAGAACATACTGGATAGCATCCAATATGGTTGATTTACCGGAACCGTTATCCCCGGTTAAAAGAGTTGCCCCTTTTAGTTTAATGGTTTCATTTTGAAAATAATGCCAGTTTATAAGCTTTATACCCCTGAGCTCTTTAAAATTTTCAACTTTCATCGGCTTCTCCCTCCGCATCACCGCTCTTCAAGCTCTCCAGATACGCCCGCAAATCTTTATCGGTCAGAACCACCGCCAGAGTTGGAAGCAAGACTATTCTCGTCTCGGGAAAAGTTTGTGCTCCATCTGGTAGGATTATCAGCCGGTAACGGGAAAACAGGGAAAGACATTCTCTAAGAGATTTCTTATCCAAAGGTTTATCTTTAATTCCCAGTTCCCGAAATCTCTCCTGAATATCAAACACCGTCACCAGTGGATTTTCCGCAAGAGATAGCTCCCGCCGCTTTTCCTCATAAAGGGTTCGTAAAATTAAGAGTACTAAACTTTCCACTAAATTTAACCTAAGCTTGTTAAAATCACTGCTACCTGCCGCCTGGTAAATCCTCTGGGCTGCAAAATGCACCAGTTCCCAGCCGGCAAGCTCTAAAAAAGCTCGCACTTCTTTTTCATGCTGGTAGATAAAATAATAGTCTTTTCTATCCTCTTCAAGGTCCCGGATCACAAAATTTTGCGCAAGCAATTTATTTACCGCCCGGGTAAATTCTTCCCGGGTTTTAGGCGAATAATCCTTGATTAAAAGAAGCTCTTCCATTTTTTCCCTTCCTTACAATCTTAATGTTTTTAAACGCAAAAGGTCCCTTTTGCACTTTCTCCCCAGCAAAACGCCGCTTGTCTTCTTTAATAACATAAGCTGCTTTTTTATGGCGAAAATACGC is a window encoding:
- a CDS encoding aldehyde ferredoxin oxidoreductase family protein, translating into MWYGFAGKLLRVNLTSGEFKVEELDKNELRKYMGCVGYAAKLLYQEMPAGIGPLAPEAKVVLATGAVTGTSCPSGGSYEVCYKSPLTGTWNQARSGGAFGPKLKYAGFDFVVIEGKAKEPVYIYIHDGKVEIKAAKHLWGLNVEETTDTLIRELDDPEISVATIGQAGENGVLYAALINDRGRAAGRGGIGAVFGSKNLKAVVVNGRGGIKVARPKEFAAAIEKAEQWLKNYPLSSIPTLGTVGLVSLNNSLGILPTKNFQETYFENADQISGEVLNRKYQIKRRACYGCSFACGRYTSVMSGKYATPPMEGPEYETVDMFGPICGVDDLEAIIRANYLCNVYGLDTVSTGMSIGFAMECYEKGLLTEKDTEGMPLRWGDGEVMVKLVEKIAHREGIGEFLAQGVKRMAEQLGPAAEEAAIHVKGLELPAHEPRSESKVLALQYAVSPRGGCHMHPNWASTWDFGQLDCGMKEFGMPWPPKEIQDESPQKGVAYRYVALQGEISEILGACIFYSWGTEGSCITPQLYAEIVSALTGWDVTAEELMLAAERSWNLKRCFNAREGFTREHDKLPKRFTKAIPNGPAKGLKVVNLDAMLDAYYEAMGWDKATGNPTPEKLKELGLEFAIMSS
- a CDS encoding 4Fe-4S dicluster domain-containing protein, whose product is MAKMLMVDPSLCTGCHRCEMWCSLTKYGEINPSRSNVYVVRREPAVDVPVVCIQCGLCINVCPTGALKRDKKTMAVVVDKEKCVGCGMCTNVCPIGVLRIDKETKMAAKCDLCGGSPACAAHCPQNAIRYEVANKAAAKRRELWAMAHAVRNR
- a CDS encoding MoaD/ThiS family protein is translated as MQVKVKLLGILSFTYPAFSKFRYVEIEKGETVRDLQERLGLSVNEVHFISVNGKMVEEDYVLSDKDEVIFFPNVSGG
- a CDS encoding flavodoxin, producing the protein MAYSKILIAYFSRRGNNYVGGRIMNLPIGNTEVIAKKIQELTGGDMFEIKTVKAYPEDYTETTEVAKEEKRQNARPELANKLDDINSYDVIFLGYPNWWGTMPMAVFTFLESYDFAGKTIVPFCTHEGSGMGSSERDIKKLCPNAKVLPGLAIRGSNVSKADKDIADWLKRLGFTS
- a CDS encoding MerR family transcriptional regulator, with translation MTIAEVSKKFGLSPDTLRYYERIGLIPRVNRNESGIRDYTEEDCKWIEFVKCMRSAGVQVETLVEYVTLLQQGDKTIEARKQILIEQREKLLSRIKEMERALERLNFKIEEYETKLIPAENELKRLAPNS
- a CDS encoding iron-containing alcohol dehydrogenase, which produces MMKFEFYNPTRLIFGAGSLAQLGKVVSPYGKKALLVIGGGSVKKSGAFERAVSSLKAAGVSVVEFSGVEPNPRLSTVVRASELAKKEECDMVIGMGGGSVMDASKVIAASVLYEGHPKDMLVRAGKAPRLPERALPIITVPTLAATGSEMNNGAVITIDDEGEKLKTFVQAEALYPRVAVVDPELTVTGPKNHTAYGICDIITHVTEGYFNGIDGTPLQDRFAEGVILTVLEWGPKAVSDGSDLEARTQVQWASIVALNGWVQVGTNGAYPVHMIEHTLSALYDIPHGAGLAVVNPAWMRFAARFRPERFAQFAQRIFGLTATGKDTLSLAMEGIDKFEEFLRSIGCPTRLSELGIGEITEEMLFRYAEETLKVLQDEEGRLPGRPPLRKEDIVEILRMAM
- a CDS encoding DUF2703 domain-containing protein translates to MGEDKNTTDCCCTNKSTCCGESSEVSKNHENRERLVIDFLYLDLDVCVRCQGAEKSLESAIDDVKHVLELAGIEVVVNKINVINEELAKKYHFVSSPTIRINGRDIQLEVHENTCQSCGDLCGDEVNCRVYVYKGQEYTVPPKEMIVEAILREAFGGKENHRAEEKQEKYVLPENLRRFYEGLKSKPKNYCC
- the sigZ gene encoding RNA polymerase sigma factor SigZ, which translates into the protein MIRLANIFEDFSKEFYQLLKNFIKKQVSQESDVEDILQEVMIKIYKNIDKLNDSSKLQSWIYQIAKNTIIDYYRKQSKSIFLHDNLVFYSSPVESTFNKEIAQCLKNMIDHLPDPYRQAILLTEYHGFTQKKVSEKLGLSVSGVKSRVQRARKMLKNMLENCCYLEFDRLGNIIDYQHKDTNCKYC